One Vigna unguiculata cultivar IT97K-499-35 chromosome 11, ASM411807v1, whole genome shotgun sequence DNA window includes the following coding sequences:
- the LOC114169557 gene encoding disease resistance protein RPP13-like, with translation MMKEVLSSTRSKKGMKHTVLNQIRDVSHLAEDLIDTFVAKVSIYKRRTILGRMLRGFGQLRLLHRVADKIDKIETTLNEIRDNKDKYDAFKETKNQSAAEEEEEEEKERAKSVQKLRRNVEEDDVVGFVQDSKDLIKRLLEGGSDRNAVSIIGMGGLGKTILARKVYNDTQVKQHFKCRAWVYVSNECRVKELLLGLLKT, from the coding sequence ATGATGAAAGAGGTGCTCAGTAGCACAAGGAGCAAGAAGGGAATGAAACATACAGTGTTGAACCAAATCAGAGATGTGTCCCACTTAGCTGAGGATCTCATCGACACATTCGTAGCCAAAGTTTCCATTTACAAGAGGAGAACCATTCTGGGGAGGATGCTCCGTGGCTTTGGCCAATTAAGGTTGCTCCACCGCGTAGCCGACAAAATAGACAAGATCGAAACCACTCTCAACGAAATACGCGACAACAAGGACAAATATGATGCTTTCAAAGAAACCAAGAATCAATCCGCAgcagaagaagaggaagaggaggagaaggaaAGAGCAAAATCAGTGCAGAAGCTAAGAAGAAATGTGGAGGAAGATGACGTGGTTGGCTTTGTCCAAGACTCCAAGGATCTCATCAAGCGACTCCTGGAAGGTGGTTCAGATCGTAATGCTGTCTCGATCATTGGCATGGGGGGATTGGGGAAGACCATCCTTGCCCGAAAGGTCTATAACGACACCCAGGTGAAGCAACACTTCAAGTGTCGTGCATGGGTTTATGTGTCAAACGAGTGCAGAGTTAAGGAGCTTTTGCTTGGCCTTCTTAAAAcctaa